From the genome of Duffyella gerundensis, one region includes:
- the sufE gene encoding cysteine desulfuration protein SufE: MANLPDRERLVRNFNRCANWEEKYLYMIELGGRLPELSDSLRQPENAISGCQSQVWIVMEPHEDGTLSLLGDSDAAIVKGLMAIVFILYDRLTPQEITTFELRPWFEELALTQHLTPTRSQGLEAMIRAILNKAQALS, from the coding sequence ATGGCAAATTTGCCGGACAGAGAAAGGCTGGTTCGCAACTTTAATCGGTGCGCTAACTGGGAAGAAAAATACCTTTATATGATTGAGTTAGGCGGTCGCTTACCAGAACTGTCTGATTCTTTGCGCCAGCCGGAGAATGCCATTTCCGGCTGTCAGAGCCAGGTATGGATCGTCATGGAGCCCCATGAGGATGGTACGCTGAGCTTGCTGGGTGACAGCGATGCTGCAATCGTTAAAGGCTTGATGGCTATCGTTTTTATTCTGTATGATCGGCTCACGCCGCAGGAGATTACCACCTTCGAACTGCGCCCGTGGTTTGAAGAACTGGCGTTGACTCAGCACCTGACGCCAACGCGTTCTCAGGGGCTGGAAGCGATGATCCGCGCTATTTTGAACAAGGCGCAGGCGCTCAGCTAG
- a CDS encoding L,D-transpeptidase family protein — protein MKSLFCLTGMLLSTLFCTMPVAQATEYPLPPANSRLIGENVTTVVPDDHHPLEAVAAKYKIGLLGMLEANPGVDPWLPKAGTRLIVPTQMLLPDTKREGIVVNLAELRLYYYPKGSNTVVVYPIGIGQLGAATPIMVTSVSQKIPNPTWTPTVNIRKRYAKEGVTLPGVVPAGPDNPMGMFAMRLARGTGQYLIHGTNADFGIGMRVSSGCIRLRPEDIEALFNSVPKGTRVQIINEPVKFATEPDGKRYVEVHQPLSHTEKDDPQTMKIALSAGLKKFAHSNESDTALFKQALARRSGMPVLINDGEAIDEHTPLPAILAAQTPAQPESTEAGK, from the coding sequence ATGAAATCTCTGTTTTGTCTTACAGGCATGCTGCTTAGCACGCTGTTCTGCACCATGCCTGTCGCTCAGGCAACTGAATATCCCCTTCCTCCTGCTAACAGCCGCCTGATTGGCGAAAATGTCACTACCGTTGTGCCCGATGATCATCATCCGCTGGAAGCCGTGGCGGCGAAATACAAGATTGGTTTGTTGGGTATGCTGGAGGCCAATCCTGGGGTCGATCCCTGGCTGCCAAAAGCGGGCACCCGCCTGATTGTTCCCACGCAAATGCTGTTACCAGATACCAAACGTGAAGGCATTGTGGTTAACCTGGCGGAGCTGCGTCTTTATTATTACCCTAAAGGCAGCAATACGGTGGTGGTATATCCCATTGGCATTGGCCAGTTGGGCGCCGCCACGCCAATCATGGTCACCAGCGTTAGCCAAAAAATCCCCAACCCCACCTGGACGCCTACCGTTAATATCCGCAAGCGTTATGCCAAAGAGGGCGTAACGCTGCCCGGCGTGGTGCCCGCGGGTCCGGACAATCCTATGGGTATGTTCGCTATGCGTCTGGCGCGCGGCACCGGGCAATACCTGATTCACGGCACCAATGCAGATTTCGGTATCGGCATGCGTGTCAGTTCAGGCTGCATCCGCCTGCGTCCCGAGGACATTGAGGCGCTGTTTAACAGCGTGCCTAAGGGTACAAGAGTGCAAATCATCAACGAGCCGGTAAAATTCGCTACAGAGCCGGATGGTAAGCGTTACGTTGAGGTGCATCAGCCGCTCTCTCATACGGAGAAGGACGATCCGCAGACCATGAAAATTGCGCTCTCTGCCGGGCTGAAGAAGTTCGCACACAGTAACGAAAGTGATACGGCGCTGTTTAAGCAGGCTCTGGCGCGTCGTTCAGGTATGCCGGTGCTGATTAACGACGGAGAGGCGATCGACGAGCACACGCCGTTACCGGCGATTCTGGCCGCACAAACGCCGGCACAACCGGAAAGTACAGAAGCTGGAAAGTAA
- a CDS encoding major outer membrane lipoprotein: MNRTKLVLGAVILGSTLLAGCSSNAKIDQLSTDVQTLNAKVDQLSNDVNAVRSDVQAAKDDAARANQRLDNQAHSYRK, encoded by the coding sequence ATGAATCGTACTAAACTGGTACTGGGCGCGGTAATCCTGGGTTCAACTCTGCTGGCTGGCTGTTCAAGCAATGCTAAAATTGATCAGCTGTCTACCGACGTTCAGACTCTGAACGCTAAAGTTGACCAGCTGAGCAACGACGTGAACGCAGTGCGTTCTGACGTTCAGGCTGCTAAAGACGACGCAGCTCGCGCTAACCAGCGTCTGGACAACCAGGCTCACTCTTACCGTAAGTAA
- the pykF gene encoding pyruvate kinase PykF has protein sequence MKKTKIVCTIGPKTESEEMLTNLLEAGMNVMRLNFSHGDYAEHGQRITNMRAVLEKTGRQAAILLDTKGPEIRTMKLEGGNDVALKAGQTFTFTTDQSIIGNSERVAVTYSGFTADLKIGNTVLVDDGLIGMEVTEVTENSVICKVLNNGDLGENKGVNLPGVSIQLPALAEKDKRDLIFGCEQGVDFVAASFIRKRSDVLEIREHLKQHGGEHIQIISKIENQEGLNNFDEILDASDGIMVARGDLGVEIPVEEVIFAQKMMIKKCNKARKVVITATQMLDSMIKNPRPTRAEAGDVANAILDGTDAVMLSGESAKGKYPLESVTIMATICERTDRVMKQRIDSQSDNRKMRITEAVCRGAVETAEKLEAPLIVVATEGGKSAKSVRKYFPHATILALTTNETTARQLILSKGIETRLVTEIASTDDFYRIGKEVALESGYGQKGDVVVMVSGALVPSGTTNTASVHVL, from the coding sequence ATGAAAAAGACTAAAATCGTATGTACTATCGGCCCGAAAACTGAATCAGAAGAGATGCTCACTAACCTGCTTGAAGCAGGTATGAACGTGATGCGCCTTAACTTCTCCCATGGCGATTATGCCGAACACGGACAGCGCATCACCAACATGCGTGCCGTGCTGGAAAAAACGGGCCGTCAGGCGGCCATTCTGCTCGACACCAAAGGCCCTGAAATCCGTACCATGAAGCTGGAAGGCGGCAACGACGTTGCGCTGAAAGCGGGTCAAACGTTTACTTTCACCACTGACCAGTCAATCATTGGCAACAGCGAGCGCGTGGCTGTGACCTATTCTGGCTTCACCGCTGACCTGAAAATTGGTAACACGGTGCTGGTAGATGACGGCTTGATCGGTATGGAAGTGACCGAAGTCACCGAAAACAGCGTGATTTGTAAGGTGCTGAACAATGGCGATCTGGGCGAAAACAAAGGCGTTAACCTGCCTGGCGTGTCAATTCAGCTGCCTGCCCTGGCGGAAAAAGACAAGCGCGACCTGATTTTTGGTTGTGAACAAGGCGTTGATTTTGTTGCCGCATCCTTTATCCGCAAGCGCTCTGACGTACTGGAAATCCGTGAGCACCTGAAGCAGCACGGTGGCGAGCACATTCAGATCATCTCCAAAATCGAAAACCAGGAAGGCCTGAACAACTTTGACGAAATCCTTGATGCTTCTGACGGCATCATGGTAGCGCGTGGCGATCTCGGCGTTGAAATTCCGGTTGAAGAGGTGATCTTTGCCCAGAAGATGATGATCAAAAAGTGCAACAAGGCACGTAAGGTCGTTATCACCGCAACGCAGATGCTTGATTCCATGATCAAGAACCCGCGTCCAACCCGCGCCGAAGCAGGCGACGTGGCGAACGCCATTCTTGATGGCACTGATGCGGTTATGCTTTCTGGCGAAAGCGCCAAGGGCAAATACCCGCTGGAATCGGTGACTATCATGGCCACCATCTGTGAGCGTACCGATCGCGTGATGAAACAGCGCATTGATTCGCAGTCAGACAACCGCAAAATGCGCATCACCGAAGCCGTCTGCCGCGGCGCAGTAGAAACCGCAGAGAAGCTTGAGGCGCCATTGATTGTTGTGGCTACCGAAGGCGGTAAATCAGCCAAGTCAGTGCGTAAATATTTCCCGCACGCCACCATTCTGGCGCTGACCACCAATGAAACCACTGCACGTCAGCTGATCCTGAGCAAAGGGATTGAGACACGTCTGGTAACTGAAATCGCCTCAACGGATGATTTTTATCGCATTGGCAAAGAAGTGGCGCTGGAAAGCGGCTATGGTCAGAAAGGCGACGTTGTCGTGATGGTATCGGGTGCATTAGTACCGAGCGGTACTACAAATACAGCGTCCGTACATGTACTGTAA
- a CDS encoding MATE family efflux transporter produces MQKYWTEARQLLGLAIPVILAQVAQTAMGFVDTVMAGGVSATDMAAVAIGTSIWLPTILFGHGLLLSLTPIVAQLNGSGRRERIALQVRQAYWLALLVSLLIMLLLWNAGYAIHAMHNIDPRLADIAVGYLHALLWGAPGYLFFQVARNQCEGLSKTKPGMVMGFIGLMVNIPVNYIFIYGHFGMPALGGIGCGVATASVYWVMFIIMKWWIGRAHFLHDVRLNTLYSPPDWKIIWRLTSLGLPVALALFFEVTLFAVVALLVSPMGIVQVAGHQIALNFSSLMFVLPLSMGVAATIRVGYRLGQGSPEDARVAAWTAQGVGVMMVACTALFTVIFRHQIALLYNDNPEVVTLAAQLMLLAAVYQFSDSIQVIGSGILRGYKDTRSIFYITFVAYWILGLPSGYILALTHIVVAPMGPAGFWCGFIIGLTSAAIMMIWRIIRLQKQSAENILARAAH; encoded by the coding sequence AATGGCAGGCGGCGTGAGCGCCACCGACATGGCTGCCGTGGCGATCGGCACCTCAATCTGGTTGCCGACCATCCTTTTTGGTCATGGCCTGCTGCTGTCCCTGACGCCAATCGTGGCACAGCTTAACGGCTCAGGCCGTCGCGAACGCATCGCACTTCAGGTCCGCCAGGCGTACTGGCTCGCCTTGCTGGTCTCGCTGCTTATCATGCTGCTGTTATGGAACGCCGGCTACGCGATCCATGCTATGCACAACATCGATCCGCGGCTGGCTGACATCGCGGTCGGCTATCTGCACGCGCTGTTGTGGGGGGCGCCGGGATACCTGTTTTTCCAGGTAGCACGCAACCAGTGCGAAGGCCTGTCGAAAACCAAACCCGGCATGGTGATGGGCTTTATCGGATTGATGGTCAATATTCCGGTGAACTACATCTTTATTTACGGGCACTTCGGCATGCCTGCGCTGGGCGGTATCGGCTGCGGCGTCGCCACCGCGTCGGTTTATTGGGTGATGTTTATCATTATGAAATGGTGGATTGGCCGCGCGCATTTTCTACATGACGTGCGTCTCAATACGCTCTATTCGCCACCCGACTGGAAAATTATCTGGCGACTGACCTCTCTCGGCCTGCCGGTTGCTTTGGCGCTGTTCTTTGAAGTGACGCTGTTTGCGGTGGTCGCCCTGCTGGTATCACCGATGGGTATCGTGCAGGTGGCCGGTCACCAGATCGCACTGAACTTCAGTTCGCTGATGTTTGTGCTGCCACTGTCGATGGGCGTCGCCGCCACGATTCGCGTCGGCTATCGTCTTGGCCAGGGATCGCCTGAAGATGCCCGCGTAGCGGCCTGGACCGCGCAGGGCGTGGGCGTGATGATGGTGGCCTGCACTGCCCTGTTCACCGTGATTTTTCGCCATCAGATCGCCCTGCTTTATAACGACAATCCCGAAGTGGTGACGCTGGCGGCGCAACTGATGCTGCTGGCAGCGGTGTATCAGTTCTCTGATTCGATTCAGGTGATCGGCAGCGGCATTTTGCGTGGCTACAAAGATACCCGCTCCATCTTTTATATTACCTTTGTGGCGTACTGGATCCTCGGCCTGCCCAGCGGATACATTCTTGCGCTGACCCATATCGTCGTCGCGCCCATGGGGCCTGCCGGATTCTGGTGCGGCTTTATTATCGGCCTGACGTCGGCGGCAATTATGATGATCTGGCGAATTATTCGTTTGCAGAAGCAGTCTGCAGAGAACATTCTCGCGCGTGCAGCCCACTGA